The Mycolicibacterium mageritense genome contains a region encoding:
- a CDS encoding SRPBCC family protein — MKLQHRTEVGAAPDDVWAFLQDTPAVVECMPGAELVDELGDDRYEGVLRVAIGPLKMNYAGRASVVERDAAARRIVLDASGRDKRGSGSVVAHVALQVEPADAGSRIDVVSDIDLTGRIASLGRGIRDVSNQMFVDFAGELGSRIEGRGRPAPAADGARQAATATLTSVAAPRSEPTATRGGGEIKVLPLIWAVTRERLADFLERLSTRVRPN, encoded by the coding sequence ATGAAATTACAGCATCGGACCGAGGTCGGTGCCGCCCCCGACGACGTGTGGGCGTTCCTTCAGGACACCCCGGCGGTGGTGGAATGCATGCCCGGCGCTGAACTCGTCGACGAGTTGGGTGACGACCGCTACGAGGGCGTGCTGCGCGTGGCGATCGGGCCGCTGAAGATGAACTACGCGGGACGTGCGTCGGTGGTCGAGCGGGACGCGGCAGCGCGGCGGATCGTGCTCGACGCGAGCGGGCGCGACAAGCGCGGTTCCGGTTCGGTCGTGGCGCACGTCGCATTGCAGGTCGAGCCCGCCGATGCGGGCAGCCGTATCGACGTGGTCTCCGACATCGACCTCACAGGCCGAATCGCCTCGCTGGGCCGTGGCATTCGGGACGTGTCCAACCAGATGTTCGTCGACTTCGCCGGCGAGTTGGGCAGCCGCATCGAAGGGCGGGGCCGGCCCGCGCCTGCCGCCGACGGCGCACGCCAGGCCGCGACGGCCACGCTGACGTCGGTGGCCGCACCGCGGTCGGAGCCCACCGCGACGCGCGGGGGCGGCGAAATCAAGGTGCTGCCATTGATCTGGGCGGTGACGCGGGAACGCCTCGCCGATTTCCTGGAGCGGCTGAGCACCCGCGTGCGCCCGAACTGA
- a CDS encoding xanthine dehydrogenase family protein molybdopterin-binding subunit, which produces MTTVEPGTTPDTTEPPSAPAEFDPDADSGPEPRERDFRVVGQSPAHHDFVNKVRGTLLYAADWNLPGMIHGKVVRSDVAPARIVRIDTSAAERLEGVVAVLTAADVPHNAIVEHASGGLGELTVEQPVLARDRVRYVGEPVAVVAATDPETAAEAVDLVEVEYEPLPGVYRPEDALADGAPLVHDEGNVLVNWHLDRGDVDAAFAAADVVVDHTYRSQHVEHAYLETEAGVGWIENDVVTLRISTQVIEHAVEIATILGLPQSQVRVIASYMGGGFGGKEDMTVEPYIALLVWRTRRPVRMIWSRQESILASTKRHPFTMHYRTAATKDGKILAVDADIVGDAGAYPCLSARVLFAGAALSPGPYKVPAVRIRSRAVFTNNVPTSAFRGFGAMQVTLGYESQMDALAAELGLSREEVRDRNYIEKGDLLAGGEPITTAVAVRETRDAALEMLGEPSQPSGPNRVVGRGFACGMQPYGRSIWFRDHAAAWVTLQADGTLLIRSGVTDLGAGQAASLCQIASEILGVALSDISVYIGDTALTPPAGGTYATRQLYMSGNAILRAARKLRDQLTPVAAKELGVPEDALVWVDGMVRTEDGTTGLSLPELVRAANEARVDTAVLNTWRARSGGFDPQKGQGHTYPDYTFGTHAAEVEVDLETGDVRLLKYAACHDVGRAINPTRVHGQIIGGAAQGIGYALTEDCVTDAGHPLSSLFADYLIPTAMDLPDIRVAIVESGEGRGPLNARGIGEPPIGPPAATIASAVEAAIGVRPTQLPITAERVLALLDQRELERGDSA; this is translated from the coding sequence GTGACCACCGTCGAACCGGGAACCACTCCCGATACGACCGAACCACCCAGCGCCCCGGCAGAATTCGATCCGGACGCGGACTCGGGCCCCGAGCCGCGCGAACGCGACTTCCGGGTGGTCGGGCAGTCGCCCGCCCACCACGACTTCGTCAACAAGGTGCGTGGCACCCTGCTGTACGCCGCGGACTGGAACCTGCCGGGCATGATCCACGGCAAGGTCGTCCGGTCCGACGTCGCACCCGCACGCATCGTCCGGATCGACACGTCGGCCGCCGAGCGGCTCGAAGGTGTGGTGGCCGTGCTGACCGCCGCGGACGTCCCGCACAACGCGATCGTCGAGCACGCCAGCGGCGGGCTCGGCGAACTGACCGTCGAACAGCCTGTGCTGGCCCGCGACCGCGTGCGGTACGTCGGCGAGCCGGTCGCGGTGGTCGCCGCGACAGATCCGGAGACCGCGGCCGAGGCGGTCGACCTCGTCGAGGTCGAATACGAACCGCTGCCCGGCGTCTACCGCCCCGAGGACGCCTTGGCCGACGGTGCGCCGCTCGTGCACGACGAAGGCAATGTCCTGGTCAACTGGCACCTCGACCGTGGCGACGTCGATGCCGCGTTCGCCGCCGCCGATGTCGTCGTCGACCACACCTACCGCAGCCAGCATGTCGAGCACGCCTACCTCGAAACCGAGGCGGGTGTGGGGTGGATCGAGAACGACGTTGTCACACTGCGGATCTCGACACAGGTCATCGAGCATGCGGTCGAGATCGCGACGATCCTCGGGCTACCGCAGAGCCAGGTGCGCGTGATCGCGTCCTACATGGGTGGCGGCTTCGGCGGCAAAGAGGACATGACCGTCGAGCCCTACATCGCGCTGCTGGTCTGGCGGACCCGCAGGCCCGTGCGGATGATCTGGTCGCGACAGGAATCGATCCTGGCGAGCACCAAACGCCACCCGTTCACCATGCACTACCGCACCGCGGCCACCAAGGACGGAAAGATCCTCGCGGTCGACGCCGACATCGTCGGCGACGCGGGCGCCTATCCGTGCCTGAGTGCCCGGGTGCTGTTCGCCGGCGCGGCCCTGTCGCCAGGCCCGTACAAGGTTCCGGCGGTCCGCATCCGGTCGCGGGCCGTGTTCACCAACAACGTGCCCACGAGTGCCTTCCGCGGGTTCGGAGCCATGCAGGTGACCCTCGGTTATGAATCCCAGATGGATGCGCTCGCGGCCGAACTCGGGTTGAGCCGCGAGGAGGTGCGCGACCGCAACTACATCGAGAAAGGTGACCTGCTGGCCGGCGGGGAACCGATCACGACTGCCGTCGCCGTGCGCGAGACGCGGGATGCCGCGCTCGAAATGCTCGGCGAGCCAAGCCAACCGAGCGGGCCCAACCGGGTTGTCGGGCGGGGCTTCGCGTGCGGCATGCAGCCATACGGCCGGTCCATCTGGTTCCGTGACCACGCCGCGGCGTGGGTGACGCTGCAGGCCGACGGCACGTTGCTGATCCGCAGCGGGGTCACGGACCTCGGGGCCGGCCAGGCCGCGAGCCTGTGTCAGATCGCCTCGGAAATCCTCGGTGTCGCGCTTTCGGACATCAGTGTCTACATCGGGGACACCGCGCTGACCCCGCCTGCCGGTGGCACCTATGCCACGCGTCAGCTGTACATGTCGGGCAACGCGATCCTGCGAGCCGCGCGCAAGCTGCGCGACCAGCTCACCCCCGTCGCCGCAAAGGAACTCGGAGTTCCCGAAGACGCGCTGGTGTGGGTCGACGGCATGGTCCGCACCGAGGACGGAACCACCGGGCTGAGCCTGCCCGAACTGGTGCGCGCGGCCAACGAAGCCCGCGTCGACACCGCGGTGCTGAACACCTGGCGGGCCCGGTCCGGTGGCTTCGACCCGCAGAAGGGCCAGGGACACACCTATCCCGACTACACGTTCGGCACGCATGCCGCCGAGGTCGAGGTCGATCTGGAGACCGGTGACGTGCGGTTGCTCAAGTACGCGGCGTGCCACGACGTGGGCCGAGCGATCAATCCCACCCGGGTGCACGGCCAGATCATCGGCGGTGCCGCGCAGGGCATCGGCTACGCGCTCACCGAGGACTGCGTCACCGACGCCGGCCATCCGCTGTCGTCGCTGTTCGCCGACTACCTCATCCCGACGGCGATGGACCTGCCCGACATCCGCGTCGCCATCGTCGAAAGTGGTGAGGGCCGTGGACCGCTCAACGCCCGCGGCATCGGTGAACCACCGATCGGCCCGCCCGCGGCCACCATCGCCAGCGCAGTCGAGGCCGCGATCGGTGTCAGGCCCACCCAGCTACCCATCACCGCCGAGCGGGTGCTGGCCCTGCTCGACCAGCGTGAACTCGAAAGGGGAGACAGCGCATGA
- a CDS encoding (2Fe-2S)-binding protein, translated as MIRTQVVLRVNDRDHEVWVRNDRTLLDVLHDDLGMPDVRYGCAEGVCGTCTVLMDGDPVSACCVYAVQAEGHDIVTLRGWSDPQDEPHPLQKCFLERGASQCGFCTPGMLLTAATLAERNPDASREEIRHELVGNLCRCTGYQAIVDAVEDYLHTPAVERGGAQ; from the coding sequence ATGATCCGAACCCAGGTGGTGCTCCGCGTGAACGACCGCGATCACGAGGTGTGGGTGCGCAACGACCGCACGCTGCTCGACGTCCTGCACGACGACCTCGGTATGCCTGACGTGCGGTACGGCTGCGCCGAAGGTGTCTGCGGCACCTGCACGGTCCTGATGGACGGCGACCCCGTGAGCGCATGCTGCGTGTACGCGGTTCAGGCGGAGGGCCACGACATCGTGACCCTGCGCGGCTGGTCGGATCCGCAGGATGAGCCGCATCCCCTGCAGAAGTGCTTCCTGGAGCGCGGCGCGTCCCAGTGCGGCTTCTGCACACCGGGAATGCTGTTGACCGCGGCCACGCTCGCCGAACGCAATCCGGACGCATCGCGCGAAGAGATCCGCCATGAGTTGGTCGGGAACCTGTGCCGCTGCACGGGTTATCAGGCCATCGTCGATGCGGTCGAAGACTATCTGCACACACCGGCAGTAGAGAGGGGAGGTGCCCAGTGA
- a CDS encoding FAD binding domain-containing protein, whose product MTVQETTQAGRTAASCFEYQRAESWSDAIELLELWDDEAKILAGGQSLIPMLNLRLAAPGALIDVNPIPAAAPRLDGNHIVIDANTRHRVLTTSDVVRTHAPLLSHAVRFVGNVRVRNRGTFGGTLAHADPTGEIAAVTMAMGGEIIVQGPSGTRTVPADEFFITYLTTAMEPNEVIVGGRIPVGADGRWGFHEVVRRYSDFATVSVTVMARAATDVRVVLGGVAVRPLLVDPEYLAPALSDPGNPDRARESADAIAASLDPDTDLHATADYRRRLVAVHTRRLLEQVLAEEGRTA is encoded by the coding sequence ATGACGGTGCAGGAGACAACGCAGGCCGGGCGCACCGCGGCCAGCTGCTTCGAATATCAGCGCGCCGAATCATGGTCCGACGCAATCGAACTACTCGAACTGTGGGACGACGAGGCCAAGATCCTCGCAGGTGGGCAAAGCCTGATCCCCATGCTCAACCTGCGCCTGGCGGCGCCCGGTGCACTCATCGACGTCAATCCCATCCCGGCCGCCGCGCCCCGGCTCGACGGTAATCACATCGTCATCGACGCCAACACCCGTCATCGGGTGCTGACCACGTCCGATGTGGTGCGCACGCACGCGCCGCTGTTGTCGCACGCCGTGCGATTCGTGGGCAACGTGCGCGTCCGCAACCGCGGCACCTTCGGTGGCACACTTGCCCACGCGGACCCGACCGGGGAGATCGCCGCCGTCACGATGGCCATGGGCGGCGAGATCATCGTGCAGGGGCCGAGCGGCACCCGCACCGTCCCCGCCGACGAGTTCTTCATCACCTACCTGACCACCGCGATGGAACCGAACGAGGTGATCGTCGGCGGGCGCATTCCGGTCGGCGCCGACGGTCGCTGGGGATTTCACGAAGTCGTCCGCCGGTACTCCGATTTCGCGACCGTCAGCGTCACGGTCATGGCACGCGCCGCCACCGACGTTCGCGTGGTGCTCGGCGGCGTCGCGGTCCGGCCGTTGCTGGTCGACCCGGAATACCTCGCACCGGCGCTGTCGGACCCCGGCAACCCGGACCGGGCCCGCGAGAGTGCCGACGCGATCGCGGCATCGCTCGACCCGGACACGGATCTGCATGCCACGGCCGACTACCGGCGCCGGCTCGTCGCGGTGCACACCCGCAGGCTCTTGGAACAGGTACTCGCAGAGGAGGGCCGCACAGCATGA
- a CDS encoding CoA-transferase subunit beta: MTESLTRARPVQHPDARPDEIMTIAASRLLEDGKVLFAGIGQPLVAAAIAKRRQAPNLTVLLEGGMIGIELQAGELPASTNEVRAAIGAQMLTTATDIFLMAQRGFFDYGFIGVAQVDQYGNVNTSVVGDPAKPAVRLPGPGGANDIASMCNEVVVVTPHEPRRFVERVDFITSPGFLTGTTSRRDSGLLYGGPRWVVTDLALLDFAPDSRRMRVRALQAGVTLDQVRAATGFELLVHDQLDELPPVDDAELALLRHLVDGEETQA, encoded by the coding sequence ATGACCGAATCCCTGACCCGGGCGCGTCCCGTCCAACATCCCGACGCAAGGCCCGACGAGATCATGACCATCGCGGCCAGCCGGTTGCTCGAAGACGGCAAGGTGCTCTTCGCCGGGATCGGCCAGCCGCTGGTTGCGGCGGCGATCGCCAAGCGGCGCCAGGCCCCCAACCTGACGGTGCTGCTCGAGGGCGGCATGATCGGCATCGAACTGCAGGCCGGTGAACTGCCCGCGTCCACCAACGAGGTCCGCGCCGCGATCGGTGCCCAGATGCTGACCACCGCGACCGACATCTTCCTGATGGCCCAGCGTGGTTTCTTCGACTACGGCTTCATCGGTGTCGCGCAGGTCGATCAGTACGGCAACGTCAACACGAGCGTCGTCGGCGATCCGGCGAAACCGGCTGTCCGGCTGCCCGGTCCGGGCGGGGCCAACGACATCGCCTCGATGTGCAATGAGGTCGTGGTGGTCACGCCGCACGAGCCGCGCCGCTTCGTCGAGCGCGTCGACTTCATCACCAGCCCCGGTTTCTTGACCGGCACGACCTCGCGGCGGGACAGCGGACTGCTCTACGGTGGGCCCCGGTGGGTGGTCACCGACCTTGCGCTGCTCGACTTCGCGCCCGATTCCCGCCGGATGCGCGTGCGCGCGCTGCAGGCCGGTGTCACGCTCGACCAGGTCAGGGCCGCAACGGGATTCGAGCTGCTGGTGCACGATCAGCTCGACGAGCTGCCGCCCGTGGACGACGCCGAACTGGCGTTGCTGCGCCACCTCGTCGACGGTGAGGAGACACAGGCATGA
- a CDS encoding CoA transferase subunit A: protein MSGRLMTPGVTEARLELEGRTRTSDDKITTAAEAVRRLVPEGAVIGVGGTNHARTPMALLIELLRQGRTGLTMTRPLSCFEAELMLATGTAERIMTSWVGIGHGWGLAPVVRHLVEHGNPVFEEWSHLGIGLRYKAGAMGVPYLPTLSMLGSDIDIQLGLAKVTCPYTGQLLNAVPSLNPDVALIHVQRADAAGNAQIDGYQLMDADLALAARRVIISAEEIVTTDEFRSDPARTAIPGFAVDAVVHQPMGAYPHECYGHYEADLDEFTAYMQAVKKGGIEGARSYVAALTAHADHDAYLASIDPDRLAAARRTAEEMLPR, encoded by the coding sequence ATGAGTGGCCGGCTGATGACCCCGGGCGTCACCGAAGCGCGTCTCGAACTCGAAGGGCGCACGCGCACAAGCGATGACAAGATCACCACGGCAGCCGAGGCCGTACGCCGGCTGGTTCCCGAGGGCGCGGTGATCGGCGTGGGGGGCACCAATCACGCGCGCACCCCCATGGCGCTGCTCATCGAGTTGCTGCGGCAGGGCCGCACCGGGCTGACCATGACGCGGCCGCTGTCGTGTTTCGAAGCCGAACTCATGCTGGCCACCGGCACCGCCGAACGCATCATGACCAGCTGGGTCGGGATCGGCCACGGTTGGGGCCTCGCGCCGGTCGTGCGGCATCTGGTCGAGCACGGCAACCCCGTCTTCGAGGAGTGGAGTCATCTCGGTATCGGGTTGCGCTACAAGGCCGGAGCCATGGGCGTGCCCTACCTGCCCACGCTCAGCATGCTGGGCTCCGACATCGACATCCAGCTGGGCCTGGCGAAGGTCACGTGCCCCTACACCGGGCAGCTCCTCAATGCGGTCCCGAGCCTGAACCCCGACGTGGCGCTGATCCACGTCCAGCGCGCCGACGCCGCGGGCAACGCCCAGATCGACGGCTATCAACTGATGGACGCCGATCTGGCCCTGGCCGCACGCCGGGTCATCATCTCAGCGGAGGAGATCGTCACCACCGACGAATTCCGGTCCGACCCGGCCCGCACCGCGATTCCGGGATTTGCCGTCGACGCGGTCGTGCATCAGCCCATGGGTGCCTACCCGCACGAGTGCTACGGGCACTACGAGGCCGACCTCGACGAATTCACCGCGTATATGCAAGCTGTGAAGAAGGGCGGCATCGAAGGTGCCCGGTCCTACGTCGCGGCACTGACCGCCCACGCCGACCACGACGCGTATCTGGCCTCGATCGATCCCGATCGACTCGCGGCCGCACGACGCACCGCCGAGGAGATGCTGCCGAGATGA
- a CDS encoding LLM class flavin-dependent oxidoreductase codes for MPATFGLAVENFTSAQKTPRIDELLTTARRAEQLGFTSLWAWDHLFLGSRQPFPQLEALTTLAVLASHTSTITLGTGVLVLPIRDPALLAKTAATIQEISNGRLRLGVAAGWYEREFDATGTPFKTRGKIFERNLEICMNLWTQDEVTQTWDDLAFRRVKMLPLPRPRPQVLIGGYVDRVLKRVATLGDGWLTYFYTPEAFTESWAKITRFAEEAGRDPAQLHSLNQLPICIGSSKEQAQALTGPWLASYFDTPEWSNATPDSAICGTPEDCAEQIAAHLDAGVQEICLVPHAYDPEQVERFAAEVRPLLGSLVGAA; via the coding sequence ATGCCCGCGACCTTCGGGTTGGCCGTGGAGAACTTCACCTCGGCTCAGAAGACACCCCGGATCGACGAGTTGCTCACCACGGCCAGGCGCGCCGAACAGCTCGGGTTCACCTCGCTCTGGGCGTGGGATCACCTGTTCCTCGGCAGCCGCCAGCCGTTCCCGCAACTCGAGGCCCTCACCACACTCGCGGTGCTGGCCAGCCACACCAGCACCATCACACTCGGCACCGGTGTGCTGGTCCTGCCGATTCGTGATCCGGCGTTGTTGGCCAAGACCGCGGCCACCATCCAGGAGATCTCCAACGGACGCTTGCGCCTCGGTGTCGCAGCCGGCTGGTACGAACGCGAATTCGACGCCACGGGAACACCTTTCAAGACCCGCGGGAAGATCTTCGAGCGCAACCTCGAGATCTGCATGAACCTCTGGACACAGGACGAGGTGACCCAGACGTGGGACGACCTGGCGTTCCGCCGGGTCAAGATGTTGCCGCTGCCCCGGCCGAGGCCGCAGGTGCTGATCGGCGGATACGTCGACCGCGTGCTGAAGCGCGTTGCCACGCTCGGCGACGGTTGGCTCACGTACTTCTACACGCCGGAGGCGTTCACCGAATCGTGGGCCAAGATCACGCGGTTCGCCGAGGAGGCGGGCCGCGACCCGGCCCAGCTGCATTCGCTCAACCAGCTGCCGATCTGCATCGGCTCCTCGAAGGAACAGGCGCAGGCCCTCACCGGTCCGTGGCTGGCTTCCTACTTCGACACCCCGGAGTGGAGCAACGCGACACCCGACAGCGCGATCTGCGGCACGCCCGAGGACTGTGCCGAACAGATCGCGGCCCACCTCGACGCGGGTGTCCAGGAGATCTGCCTCGTACCGCACGCGTACGACCCGGAGCAGGTGGAGCGGTTCGCCGCAGAAGTGCGTCCGTTGCTGGGCAGCCTGGTGGGTGCCGCATGA